The Candidatus Binataceae bacterium genome window below encodes:
- a CDS encoding CaiB/BaiF CoA-transferase family protein — protein MSKPLEGIKVIEVGQEIQGPFAALVLADMGASVIKIENRETGDLSRWLTCGLIGGPEARNQDVSFYFTAMNRGKRSITVDLKKPGGVALIHRLAKSCDVLLTNYRPGVLDRLGLGFDDLLKDNTKIVYAQASSWGPKGPWVKRPSRDTLAQAASGLMAKTGMPENPPLAAGIAV, from the coding sequence ATGAGCAAGCCGCTTGAGGGCATCAAGGTGATCGAAGTCGGGCAGGAGATCCAGGGACCGTTCGCGGCGCTGGTCCTCGCCGACATGGGTGCAAGCGTAATCAAAATCGAAAACCGCGAGACCGGCGATTTGAGCCGATGGCTGACGTGCGGCCTGATCGGCGGGCCCGAGGCCAGGAACCAGGACGTTTCGTTCTACTTCACCGCGATGAATCGCGGCAAGCGCAGCATCACCGTCGATCTCAAGAAGCCCGGCGGCGTCGCGCTCATCCATCGCCTCGCCAAATCATGCGACGTTTTGCTCACCAACTACCGCCCCGGCGTGCTGGACCGCCTCGGACTCGGCTTCGACGACCTGCTCAAGGATAATACGAAAATCGTCTATGCGCAGGCGAGTTCATGGGGACCGAAAGGGCCGTGGGTCAAGCGGCCGAGCCGCGACACGCTGGCGCAGGCGGCTAGCGGCCTGATGGCGAAGACCGGGATGCCCGAGAATCCGCCGCTGGCCGCAGGAATCGCGGTGG
- a CDS encoding methyltransferase domain-containing protein, with protein sequence MEPSIYKYPAIFRRVHMEKPAEIGAEIDFMRKVWHRHLKRPVRRVLDVACGDSPHGIALARAGITVAGIDRSPTMIAAGRKAAGAAPIRFYRRSIERFRLPERPFDAAFFMSETFPIMTGNRELLSHLASVGRMLGRGGLYCVDIDRHDGVEVVAARKLWRKRKVLAAGTRVDVREYHCPIAWSSGLHSIYELECTIHFPAGPVVTRDIVPVRYTLPSLLELAARASGYFTMAACYADLSFTRPIEKCYGRWLGVLRRV encoded by the coding sequence ATGGAGCCAAGCATCTACAAGTATCCAGCGATTTTCCGCCGCGTGCACATGGAGAAGCCCGCCGAGATCGGCGCCGAGATCGATTTCATGCGCAAGGTCTGGCATCGCCATCTGAAGCGCCCCGTGCGCCGCGTGCTCGACGTCGCGTGCGGCGATTCTCCGCACGGGATCGCGCTTGCGCGCGCGGGAATTACGGTTGCCGGCATCGACCGCTCGCCGACGATGATCGCGGCCGGACGCAAGGCGGCGGGCGCTGCGCCGATTCGCTTTTACCGGAGATCGATCGAGCGGTTTCGGCTTCCCGAGCGTCCTTTCGACGCCGCCTTCTTCATGTCCGAGACGTTTCCGATCATGACCGGCAACCGCGAGCTGCTTTCCCATCTGGCGTCGGTCGGCCGGATGCTCGGACGCGGCGGACTCTATTGCGTCGATATCGATCGCCACGACGGCGTCGAGGTAGTCGCCGCGCGCAAGCTCTGGCGCAAGCGCAAGGTGCTGGCCGCCGGAACGCGAGTCGACGTGCGCGAATACCATTGTCCGATCGCCTGGTCGTCGGGACTGCATTCGATCTACGAGCTCGAGTGCACGATTCATTTTCCCGCCGGACCGGTGGTCACGCGCGACATCGTGCCGGTGCGCTACACCCTGCCGAGCCTGCTCGAGCTGGCTGCGCGCGCGAGCGGATACTTCACGATGGCGGCGTGCTATGCCGACCTTTCATTCACCAGGCCGATCGAGAAGTGCTACGGGCGCTGGCTCGGCGTGTTGCGCCGCGTATAG